In one Verrucomicrobiota bacterium genomic region, the following are encoded:
- a CDS encoding GNAT family N-acetyltransferase, with translation MTYGDNLVADYRSLRVRLWPDCQADCDREIAEILADPGRWAAFIARFSGQDAVGFIEVRLREFAEGATSSPVAFVEGWFILPEQRGRGLGKALLKAAERWALSRGCDELGSDTQASNHLSIGIHKHLGFQEVERLVCFLKRLKD, from the coding sequence ATAACGTATGGGGATAACCTGGTGGCGGATTATCGTTCCTTGCGGGTTCGACTTTGGCCGGATTGTCAGGCCGATTGTGATCGCGAGATCGCGGAGATCCTCGCCGATCCAGGTCGTTGGGCGGCCTTCATTGCTCGTTTCAGCGGCCAGGACGCGGTTGGGTTTATCGAGGTTCGTTTACGCGAATTTGCTGAAGGTGCCACCAGCTCACCGGTGGCGTTTGTGGAGGGATGGTTTATCCTCCCGGAGCAGCGGGGCCGCGGATTAGGGAAAGCACTGCTGAAAGCGGCTGAGCGTTGGGCGCTGTCCCGAGGGTGCGATGAACTCGGTTCGGATACCCAGGCGAGTAATCATCTGAGCATCGGCATCCATAAGCACCTGGGTTTCCAGGAAGTGGAAAGGCTGGTCTGCTTCCTCAAGCGGCTCAAGGATTGA